GCTGAAATGTTTAAGTGCGTTGCTTAAGTGGTATAAGTGTCGCACTTAAAGGCTATTTAACAGCATATAGTACGATAATGAAGGAGGAGTAGAAGATGAGCCAAAGTTCTTTGAATTACAGAGTGACAAGAAATCCTAAGCGTAACTTAGCAGGGCATACCTGCGATGATGGTACAAATACGTTAGCTTATTGACAGAAGGTTATAAATATAGCTGAAACTAAATGGCAGCGTGGCTGTCATGATTTTTTGGAGGTGTTTCGTTAAAAAGTATTGGGAAGGTAAGGACTAATTTGCCTTTTTATAATTTAGATAAAACACTTGACATTACCGGGGGAAAAACAATGATTACATTCTACAAAAGCATGAAATTGAAACTGCTGTTAGCTGTTGTTTTGTTGCTTTCTTTTGCGTCAACGGGTTATTTAGAAACTATAAGTGTGCCACCTAAATATATTAACACGGGGGCTAAGAAAGTAGATGCTTATATAAAAACACTTAATTTCGACACGTCAATGAGTCAGCATGAGGCGGTAACAGTAACAGTTCCTACAGATACTATTGACAAATTGAAATCTGTAAGAGATACATATACAGGTCCGCCAATAGTCGGAGTTAACGTGGATTTACCAAGCCATGGTGAAACCATGTTTAATACAAATATAAGGGAATTAACAACAAAAGATGGTTTAAATACAAAGCGTGTGGCAATATATGCTAAGGACGCTCAAGCTATAAGGCTTCACTTTGTAAAGCTTCCGGTAAATACCAATGTGTACATTTATGGTTTAAAAGGACAGTCCTCAGCTCACGGACCAATTGAGGTAGATACCGAAAACCAATCAGATGGTTACTGGGGACCTACAGTGTTTGGTGAAGTTGTGTTTATAGAAATGTTGGGAAACGGTGATGTTAACACATCCGAGCTCGTGATAGATAAAATTAACTATTTTTTTTTGGATCCATTGAGTCCGGGTGCTAAAACGTTATGTTCATCTGAAGTCGACGTAAATTGCGATTCAACTGTGAGTACTTATAAAAAAGCAATTGCCTTAATAACATATATCAACGGTAGTAATTCATATCTTTGCTCAGGGGCTTTAATAAGCGATTTAGGTTCAACTAATACCGCTTGGTTTCTTACTGCTAACCATTGTATAAGTAGTAACACGGTCGCAGCTACTCTTAATGCATATTTTAACTATGAGACTTCTGCATGTAATGCGGGCGATGCGAATATTAACAATGCCAGCCAGGTTGTCGGTTCAACATATGTAATAAGCAAGGATTATT
This window of the Nitrospirota bacterium genome carries:
- a CDS encoding trypsin-like peptidase domain-containing protein, which produces MITFYKSMKLKLLLAVVLLLSFASTGYLETISVPPKYINTGAKKVDAYIKTLNFDTSMSQHEAVTVTVPTDTIDKLKSVRDTYTGPPIVGVNVDLPSHGETMFNTNIRELTTKDGLNTKRVAIYAKDAQAIRLHFVKLPVNTNVYIYGLKGQSSAHGPIEVDTENQSDGYWGPTVFGEVVFIEMLGNGDVNTSELVIDKINYFFLDPLSPGAKTLCSSEVDVNCDSTVSTYKKAIALITYINGSNSYLCSGALISDLGSTNTAWFLTANHCISSNTVAATLNAYFNYETSACNAGDANINNASQVVGSTYVISKDYSTGSDFSLLKLNSAPSGGAYYLGWTTSDITSGKGIHHPGGDYKRVSSGSIVSSNWSDLNNTNFWTVTWTSGLTEGGSSGSPLINSSGYIVGQLYGVSADQTCSSTTKYGIYGKFSKSYSDGLSTYLGATSTTTTAAGTNTTTTTSTTTTAAGTNTTTTTSTIGGSKNVSYTLPYLHTNPSGVVYCMASNMTSSSQTGFVMVRANSVGTAFTPSYESTTFPLSGKTTEMLTFSGQALTAGTTSISLLAKTGGTATSTVMYSAKLTFSSNDSTSSCKSMGLACFQGTTSPKRNVLGVLCNDGSTYTSSDLAH